From the Bacteroidota bacterium genome, one window contains:
- a CDS encoding copper homeostasis protein CutC: MLLEIVCTNIESVHAAIQGGADRIELCEKLETGGVTPSFDFIRLAKKNSPLPLHVLIRPRSGDFVYSAEELLLMKDSVLFCKDIGVEGVVLGCLLPDGKIDTDKTRELVSLAKPMSVTFHRAFDVAANYPEILEDVISCGCDRLLTSGQASNALLGKERIRELILFSKNKLVVMPGGGVREENVSEIIRFTGSSEIHSSCLNFGSSHKGFSLNNLTGHGNRDSNVSNPIPDPEDIRRLKKIVFNSEKGT, encoded by the coding sequence ATGCTCCTGGAAATAGTTTGCACAAACATCGAATCCGTGCATGCGGCAATACAAGGCGGTGCCGACAGGATTGAACTATGCGAGAAACTGGAGACAGGTGGTGTAACCCCATCATTTGATTTTATCCGATTAGCAAAAAAAAATTCACCACTGCCTCTGCATGTATTGATTCGACCAAGATCGGGTGATTTTGTTTATTCCGCAGAAGAGTTGTTGCTCATGAAGGATTCTGTTCTTTTCTGCAAAGACATCGGAGTTGAAGGTGTTGTTCTGGGGTGTTTATTACCGGATGGGAAAATTGATACTGACAAAACACGCGAATTGGTTTCTCTTGCCAAACCAATGTCAGTCACTTTTCATCGTGCTTTTGATGTTGCAGCAAATTACCCTGAGATTTTAGAAGATGTTATTTCCTGTGGATGTGACCGATTGTTAACTTCCGGCCAGGCTTCAAATGCCTTGTTGGGAAAAGAAAGAATTCGCGAGCTTATCTTATTCAGCAAGAATAAATTAGTTGTTATGCCGGGAGGTGGAGTCAGAGAGGAAAATGTTTCAGAGATTATTCGTTTTACGGGATCATCGGAAATACATTCTTCTTGTCTTAATTTTGGGTCTTCTCATAAGGGATTTTCGTTGAATAATCTTACAGGTCATGGAAATAGAGATTCGAATGTATCCAATCCAATTCCTGATCCGGAGGATATTCGCAGATTAAAAAAAATAGTATTCAATTCAGAAAAAGGTACGTGA
- a CDS encoding N(4)-(beta-N-acetylglucosaminyl)-L-asparaginase: MATKSRRDFIKISGLGSLVFLNLPKLFAEKKPVTSSGAIVLSTWSHGIPANASAWEILSKGGRALDAVEAGVRIPEADPKVTSVGYGGLPDRDGRVTLDACIMDENAGCGSVAFLEHIMHPISVARMVMEKTPHVMLVGEGALKFALDQGFKKENLLTPESEAAWKEWLKTSQYKPVVNWENHDTIGMIAMDQQGNLSGACTTSGMAYKLHGRVGDSPIIGAGLFVDNEVGAATSTGVGEEVIRICGSHLVVELMRQGKNPEEACRIAVERIVKNQPKKSKEIQVGFLALNKHGEYGSYCLQTGFNYAVYSNSVSNILIDAKSHY; the protein is encoded by the coding sequence ATGGCTACGAAAAGCAGAAGAGATTTTATAAAAATCTCCGGTCTTGGTTCCCTGGTTTTTCTAAACCTCCCCAAATTATTTGCAGAGAAAAAACCTGTGACCTCTTCAGGAGCTATTGTGCTTTCCACCTGGTCGCATGGTATTCCTGCAAACGCATCTGCATGGGAAATTCTTTCAAAGGGTGGACGGGCACTGGATGCGGTGGAAGCGGGTGTGAGAATACCGGAAGCTGATCCGAAAGTTACATCTGTTGGCTATGGAGGACTTCCTGATCGCGATGGTCGTGTTACTCTGGATGCATGCATCATGGATGAAAATGCGGGTTGTGGTTCTGTCGCTTTTCTGGAACATATCATGCATCCGATTTCTGTTGCAAGAATGGTGATGGAAAAAACTCCTCATGTGATGCTGGTTGGAGAAGGCGCTTTGAAATTCGCGCTTGACCAGGGATTCAAAAAAGAAAACCTGCTTACCCCCGAATCAGAAGCTGCCTGGAAGGAGTGGTTAAAAACATCGCAGTATAAACCTGTTGTTAATTGGGAAAATCACGATACTATTGGAATGATCGCTATGGATCAGCAGGGAAATTTATCCGGTGCCTGTACCACCAGTGGTATGGCTTATAAGCTCCATGGAAGGGTAGGAGATTCCCCGATTATTGGTGCCGGATTATTTGTAGATAATGAAGTTGGAGCAGCCACTTCAACCGGAGTAGGTGAAGAAGTCATCCGCATTTGTGGTTCACACTTAGTGGTTGAGTTGATGCGTCAGGGAAAAAATCCTGAAGAAGCCTGCCGCATCGCTGTTGAACGTATTGTTAAAAATCAACCAAAAAAATCAAAAGAAATTCAGGTTGGATTTTTGGCATTGAATAAGCACGGCGAATACGGCTCTTACTGTCTCCAAACAGGATTTAATTATGCTGTGTATTCCAATTCAGTTTCGAATATACTGATTGATGCTAAAAGCCACTACTGA
- a CDS encoding family 20 glycosylhydrolase, translated as MSSQAQDNLDKFPLIPKPVSFLPGFGSFQLLPETQIVVNDENSRKDAALFNAYLFDHYGFRLEISTSIKERKKALNFFRDSTDAKLTPDAYHMDIGVEKISLHGGSGAGVFYGIQTLIQLLPAGKTPTIKIPTAKIEDYPRFAWRGMHLDVCRHFFSKEFVKKYIDHLAMYKMNTFHWHLTDDQGWRIEIKKYPKLQEISAYRKGTLIGHYGEIPERYDTIRYGGYYTQNEIREIVAYAKQRHVNIVPEIEMPGHALAALAAYPELSCTGGPFEVGKTWGVFQDVYCPKEETFTFLENVLSEVSDLFPGKYIHVGGDECPKDRWKQCSHCQQLMAKEGLKNEHELQSYFVRRIEKYLQSKGKKMIGWDEILEGGLPPEATVMSWRGYSGGIEAAKQNHDVVMTPTGSCYFDYYQSRDAKEPLAIGGYLPLDRVYQFEPCPDVLNAEERKHILGAQGNLWTEYIPDFSQVEYMVMPRMAALSEVLWSPSEQKNYKSFTHRLVGHFKMLDFLKVNYSKAVFDVNYFVYPNSGSEGVALELNTEYEGGVIHYTDDGSEPKLQSPVYNGRIPLGQSANIKAAVFDGQFKRGRDFSQVFKLNFATGKEIILKDVPHEEYCRGGGFSLLNGVTGNLPWNGSDWLGWSGKNLDATIDLSRPVTFTKVSVDVLQDEASWIYLPTSVEVLVSDDGVIFKSLKKISSSEIKPGQRLITLNLGRTTAKFVKVIAENSGTIPNGKAGEGNPAWLFCDEIMIE; from the coding sequence CTGTCTTCGCAGGCGCAAGATAATCTTGATAAATTCCCGCTGATTCCAAAACCGGTATCTTTTTTACCTGGCTTCGGCAGTTTTCAGCTCTTGCCGGAAACGCAGATTGTTGTTAACGATGAGAATTCCAGAAAGGATGCAGCTCTCTTTAATGCATATCTCTTTGATCATTACGGTTTCCGTTTGGAAATTTCTACTTCGATAAAAGAGCGTAAAAAGGCACTGAATTTTTTTCGGGATTCAACGGATGCTAAACTTACTCCGGATGCTTACCACATGGATATTGGTGTTGAGAAAATTTCTTTACACGGCGGTTCCGGAGCAGGTGTATTTTACGGTATCCAGACCTTGATACAATTATTACCTGCCGGTAAAACACCGACAATTAAAATTCCTACAGCTAAAATTGAAGATTATCCACGCTTTGCCTGGAGAGGAATGCATCTTGATGTATGCAGACATTTTTTTTCAAAGGAGTTTGTAAAAAAATATATTGATCATCTTGCAATGTACAAGATGAATACTTTTCACTGGCACCTTACCGATGATCAGGGCTGGCGCATTGAGATAAAAAAATATCCAAAGCTTCAGGAAATCAGCGCGTATCGCAAAGGAACACTAATCGGTCATTACGGAGAAATTCCTGAACGTTATGACACCATTCGCTACGGTGGTTATTATACACAAAATGAAATTCGTGAGATCGTAGCCTATGCGAAGCAACGACATGTGAACATAGTTCCTGAAATTGAAATGCCAGGACATGCTCTTGCGGCGCTTGCAGCTTATCCCGAACTTTCCTGCACGGGAGGGCCATTTGAAGTAGGAAAAACCTGGGGCGTTTTTCAGGATGTATATTGTCCCAAAGAAGAGACGTTTACTTTTCTGGAAAATGTGTTAAGTGAAGTCTCTGATTTGTTTCCCGGAAAATATATTCATGTTGGTGGAGATGAATGTCCGAAAGATCGCTGGAAACAATGCTCGCATTGCCAACAGTTGATGGCAAAGGAGGGCTTAAAGAATGAGCATGAATTGCAAAGTTATTTTGTCCGCCGAATCGAAAAATATCTTCAATCAAAAGGGAAGAAAATGATAGGCTGGGATGAGATTCTGGAAGGTGGCCTTCCACCTGAAGCTACTGTAATGTCATGGAGAGGATACAGTGGAGGAATAGAGGCCGCGAAACAAAATCACGATGTAGTGATGACTCCGACAGGCTCCTGCTACTTTGATTATTATCAGTCCAGAGATGCAAAAGAACCGCTCGCGATCGGAGGTTATCTTCCTTTGGATCGTGTATATCAGTTTGAACCTTGTCCGGATGTACTCAATGCAGAAGAACGCAAACATATATTAGGTGCGCAGGGAAATCTCTGGACAGAATATATACCTGATTTCTCACAGGTAGAATACATGGTCATGCCACGGATGGCAGCGCTCTCGGAAGTTTTATGGTCACCCTCAGAACAAAAGAATTACAAGAGTTTTACCCACCGGCTCGTAGGTCATTTTAAAATGCTCGATTTTCTGAAGGTGAATTATTCCAAAGCGGTGTTTGATGTTAATTATTTTGTGTATCCAAACAGCGGATCAGAAGGAGTCGCACTCGAACTGAATACCGAGTACGAAGGAGGAGTGATTCATTATACGGATGACGGCTCTGAACCTAAATTGCAATCACCTGTTTACAATGGAAGAATTCCATTGGGACAATCTGCAAATATCAAAGCTGCGGTTTTCGATGGACAGTTCAAGCGTGGCCGTGACTTTTCTCAGGTGTTCAAACTCAATTTTGCAACAGGAAAAGAGATCATTTTAAAAGATGTACCTCATGAAGAATATTGTCGTGGGGGCGGATTCTCATTGTTGAATGGTGTTACCGGAAATTTACCCTGGAATGGTTCAGACTGGCTGGGCTGGAGTGGAAAAAACCTGGATGCTACTATTGACCTTAGTCGTCCAGTTACTTTTACAAAAGTAAGTGTCGATGTTCTTCAGGATGAGGCAAGCTGGATCTATTTACCGACATCAGTAGAAGTATTGGTAAGTGATGATGGTGTAATTTTTAAGTCCTTGAAGAAAATTTCTTCCTCTGAAATTAAACCCGGACAAAGACTCATCACACTAAATCTCGGGAGAACAACAGCGAAATTTGTAAAAGTCATCGCGGAAAATAGCGGAACAATTCCAAACGGTAAAGCCGGAGAAGGAAATCCTGCCTGGCTATTTTGTGATGAAATCATGATTGAATAA
- a CDS encoding ROK family protein, with translation MQTLALGIDIGGTNTSFGFVDRQGHIYPKNVIATSDFPQAEDLVKAVCKQAEKQLASFDFDAKIVGVGIGAPNGNYFKGTIEFAPNLKWYGVIPLAKYFHDQLQVPSVLTNDANAASLGEMYFGGAKGMKDFLFITLGTGLGSGIVVNGELVYGHDGFAGEIGHTLIIQHGRLCGCGRRGCLEQYCSATGIVKTYLEILKNDDPAMYNNIDFHKINAKTIYDKALAGEEAAFYAFNYTGELLGFALANSVAYTSPEAIFLFGGLAQSGELLFNPTILSFEKNLLNIYKNKIKILPSSLPENDAAILGAASLAWKELDKKLV, from the coding sequence ATGCAAACACTAGCGCTGGGTATAGATATTGGAGGTACGAACACATCGTTTGGATTTGTGGACCGGCAAGGACACATTTATCCGAAAAATGTAATAGCTACAAGCGATTTTCCACAAGCCGAAGATCTTGTAAAAGCTGTCTGCAAACAGGCAGAAAAACAGTTGGCCTCTTTTGATTTTGATGCAAAAATTGTTGGAGTTGGAATTGGAGCCCCGAATGGAAATTATTTCAAAGGCACCATTGAATTCGCGCCCAATCTGAAATGGTATGGTGTGATTCCTCTTGCCAAATATTTCCACGATCAACTTCAGGTTCCTTCTGTGCTTACCAACGATGCCAATGCCGCCAGCCTTGGTGAAATGTACTTCGGTGGAGCTAAAGGAATGAAGGATTTTTTATTCATCACACTGGGTACCGGACTCGGGAGTGGTATTGTTGTGAATGGAGAATTGGTTTACGGCCATGATGGTTTCGCAGGGGAAATAGGTCATACCCTCATCATCCAGCATGGTCGGTTGTGCGGATGCGGGCGAAGAGGCTGCCTTGAACAATATTGCAGTGCAACAGGAATTGTTAAAACCTATCTGGAGATTTTGAAAAATGATGATCCGGCTATGTACAACAACATTGATTTTCATAAGATCAATGCAAAAACAATTTATGATAAGGCTTTGGCAGGAGAAGAAGCTGCCTTTTATGCATTCAATTATACCGGAGAATTACTTGGTTTTGCGCTGGCAAATAGTGTCGCATACACAAGCCCGGAAGCAATATTTCTGTTTGGTGGGCTAGCGCAATCGGGAGAACTTCTCTTTAATCCGACAATTTTGAGTTTCGAAAAGAATCTTCTGAATATCTATAAGAACAAAATAAAAATTCTTCCATCTTCTTTGCCTGAAAATGATGCTGCCATCCTCGGCGCGGCTTCTCTTGCATGGAAGGAGTTGGATAAAAAATTAGTTTGA
- a CDS encoding DoxX family protein gives MNFIHKIETWGDFHQSKWFALLRLSLGLIIFFKGIVFIRDTGAIIGMIANSAGSIYAVMLAQYVALVPFMGGFLISIGLITRVAVLFQLPVLMSLCGRMNTREGFWILDCRF, from the coding sequence ATGAATTTCATTCATAAAATTGAAACATGGGGTGATTTCCATCAGTCAAAATGGTTCGCATTACTCAGATTGAGTCTGGGATTGATCATTTTTTTCAAAGGGATTGTATTCATTCGCGACACTGGGGCGATTATTGGAATGATTGCAAACAGCGCTGGTTCTATTTACGCTGTTATGCTCGCTCAATATGTGGCGCTGGTTCCTTTCATGGGCGGCTTTTTAATTTCCATCGGATTGATCACCAGAGTTGCGGTTTTGTTCCAACTACCGGTGTTGATGAGTTTATGCGGACGCATGAACACACGTGAGGGATTTTGGATTTTGGATTGTAGATTTTAG